A region from the Triticum aestivum cultivar Chinese Spring chromosome 3D, IWGSC CS RefSeq v2.1, whole genome shotgun sequence genome encodes:
- the LOC123079646 gene encoding uncharacterized protein, with translation MVALVYSAAHSDWTRGQITREMHRSTHAARWPGTSTLRRTTPHHTVHASVSATGKRLGMDALGLLGRVCRLGHFCRRSTATPPPPSPRPPPRSNSGRAVRAGARATSSSAPQAMEAKREEEPRVVTLRPVEATPESFAPFGQVIAASPDGDQFGPHDAQLDLSRGIPRFYIMRLESRPLKFSSITHHASVTQCLGSIGGQDWYLGVAKPSILDGATEQSGGGTAVQSRAGHFYLPPDPSEVCVFRVSGPKFLKLHAGTWHAGPLFKADAVDFYNLELSNTNVVDHTTHYFKKQDGVTFVIED, from the exons ATGGTTGCGCTCGTGTACAGCGCCGCTCATTCGGACTGGACGCGTGGACAGATTACGAGAGAGATGCACCGGAGCACCCACGCCGCACGGTGGCCTGGTACTAGCACACTGCGGcgcaccacaccacaccacaccgTGCACGCTTCGGTTTCGGCCACGGGAAAACGTTTGGGGATGGATGCGCTGGGCCTCCTGGGCCGCGTGTGCCGCCTCGGCCACTTCTGCCGCCGCAGCACGGccactcctccccctccctctccccgccCCCCTCCTCGCAGCAACAGCGGCAGAGCCGTGCGCGCCGGAGCCAGAGCCACCTCGTCGTCGGCGCCGCAGGCGATGGAAGCCAAGCGGGAGGAGGAGCCGAGGGTGGTGACGCTCCGGCCGGTGGAGGCCACGCCGGAGTCCTTCGCGCCCTTCGGGCAGGTCATCGCCGCCTCCCCCGACGGCGACCAGTTCGGCCCCCACGACGCCCAGCTCGACCTCAGCCGCGGCATCCCTAG GTTCTACATCATGAGATTGGAGAGTAGGCCGCTCAAGTTCTCGTCCATCACCCACCACGCCAGCGTCACGCAGTGCCTGGGCTCCATCGGCGGCCAGGACTGGTACCTCGGCGTGGCCAAGCCTTCCATCCTTGACGGGGCGACGGAGCAGAGTGGTGGCGGGACTGCCGTGCAGTCGCGCGCTGGGCATTTCTATCTGCCTCCCGATCCGTCCGAGGTCTGCGTCTTCCGGGTCTCTGGTCCCAAGTTTCTCAAGCTGCACGCCGGGACCTGGCACGCCGGGCCGCTGTTCAAGGCAGACGCCGTGGATTTCTATAACCTGGAGCTGAGCAACACCAAT GTTGTTGATCACACCACGCACTACTTCAAGAAGCAGGACGGCGTAACCTTTGTGATCGAGGACTGA
- the LOC123079648 gene encoding ATP-dependent Clp protease adapter protein CLPS2, chloroplastic, whose translation MAISSRAAACTALGFPSTTAAAPPSSVSVNRRAQPRKAVAAVARATSAGGAVLDPPAFDQSQLDTLPPAQEGGDTGRLKDRKGTGSGDSYKVLLLDDPRHTEKHVETALPQVVPSVTAEAARQLFHESRQKGAALVIVAVKEHAEFYAQMMVRHGLRSAIEPESDMAS comes from the exons ATGGCGATCAGCAGCAGAGCTGCAGCTTGTACCGCACTCGGTTTCccgagcaccaccgccgccgccccgccctcgaGCGTCTCCGTGAACCGGAGAGCTCAGCCGAGGAAGGCGGTGGCAGCCGTGGCCCGCGCGACCAGCGCTGGCGGCGCGGTGCTGGACCCGCCGGCCTTCGACCAGTCCCAGCTCGACACCCTTCCCCCAGCACAAGAAG GAGGAGACACGGGGAGGCTCAAGGACCGCAAGGGCACCGGCAGCGGCGACAGCTACAAGGTGCTGCTCCTAGACGACCCGCGCCACACCGAGAAGCACG TGGAGACGGCGTTGCCGCAGGTGGTGCCGTCGGTGACGGCCGAGGCGGCGCGGCAGCTCTTCCACGAGTCCCGCCAGAAAGGCGCCGCGCTGGTCATCGTCGCCGTCAAG GAGCATGCCGAGTTCTACGCGCAGATGATGGTTCGCCACGGGCTACGATCTGCCATCGAGCCCGAGTCCGACATGGCATCTTAA
- the LOC123079645 gene encoding serine carboxypeptidase-like 27 has protein sequence MARGLAAALLALLAASVALAAAAPADQEGDRIRELPGQPPNVGFSQYSGYVTVNQARGRALFYWLVEAAPAAGPIAPLVLWLNGGPGCSSVGYGASEEVGPFRIRPDGKTLYLNKNSWNKAANLLFLESPAGVGFSYSNTSMDLYTAGDAKTALDAYAFMVNWLERFPQYKYREFYIAGESYAGHYVPQLAKLIFEKNNGTENPTINLKGFVVGNAVTDDYNDYLGTFEYWWSHGLISDSTYLNLKKTCLFDSSEHPSPECVKNLNLASSEEGNIDPYSLYTKPCNSSASLKLGLGGRYPWLSRAYDPCTERYSNIYYNLPEVQAALHANTTGIKYPWKTCSDIVGSYWADSPRSMLPIYHELIAAGIRIWVFSGDTDAVVPVTATRYSISALKLPTLMNWYPWYDHGKVGGWSQVYKGLTLVTVAGAGHEVPLHRPRQALILFRHFLKDTPMPTQ, from the exons ATGGCTCGCGGGCTCGCGGCGGCTCTGCTGGCGCTGCTAGCGGCGTCGGTGGCATTGGCGGCGGCCGCCCCGGCCGACCAGGAGGGCGACCGGATCCGGGAGCTCCCGGGGCAGCCGCCCAACGTGGGCTTCTCGCAGTACTCGGGCTACGTCACGGTCAACCAGGCCCGCGGCCGCGCGCTCTTCTACTGGCTcgtcgaggcggcgccggcggccgggccCATCGCGCCGCTCGTCCTCTGGCTCAACGGCGGGCCCGGCTGCTCCTCCGTCGGCTACGGCGCCTCCGAGGAGGTCGGCCCCTTCCGTATCCGGCCCGACGGGAAGACGCTCTACCTCAACAAGAATTCCTGGAACAAGG CGGCCAACTTGCTCTTCTTGGAGTCGCCGGCAGGCGTGGGCTTCTCCTACTCCAACACGTCGATGGATCTGTACACCGCCGGAGACGCCAAGACAG CACTGGATGCCTACGCTTTTATGGTGAACTGGCTGGAGAGATTCCCACAGTACAAGTACAGGGAGTTCTACATTGCTGGAGAGAGTTATGCAG ggCATTATGTTCCCCAGCTGGCCAAGCTCATATTCGAAAAGAACAATGGCACTGAGAATCCAACAATTAACCTCAAAGGATTCGTG GTGGGGAATGCGGTTACGGACGACTACAATGACTATCTTGGCACATTTGAGTACTGGTGGAGTCATGGCCTGATCTCTGACAGCACTTACCTCAACTTGAAGAAGACATGCTTGTTTGATTCCTCAGAGCACCCTTCCCCTGAATGTGTCAAGAACCTGAATCTGGCTAGTTCCGAAGAAGGCAACATTGACCCTTATAGCCTGTATACAAAGCCCTGCAATAGCTCAGCCTCTCTCAAACTTGGCCTAGGAGGACGCTAT CCTTGGTTGTCCAGAGCTTATGATCCTTGCACCGAAAGATATTCAAATATATACTACAATCTGCCAGAAGTGCAGGCGGCATTACACGCTAACACAACTGGAATTAAATACCCTTGGAAAACTTGCAG TGATATTGTCGGATCGTATTGGGCGGATTCCCCCAGATCTATGCTTCCTATCTACCATGAGCTAATTGCAGCTGGTATCAGGATATGGGTATTCAG TGGGGATACAGATGCTGTTGTTCCTGTAACCGCAACAAGATATTCGATAAGCGCTCTCAAGCTACCAACGCTGATGAATTGGTACCCTTGGTATGACCATGGGAAG GTTGGAGGTTGGAGTCAGGTTTACAAAGGACTAACTCTCGTCACCGTAGCAGGTGCAGGGCATGAGGTACCTCTGCACCGGCCTCGGCAAGCACTAATACTATTCAGACACTTCTTGAAGGACACACCGATGCCTACTCAATAG
- the LOC123079647 gene encoding uncharacterized protein At4g08330, chloroplastic, with product MVRSNSIDSCYSSIQDVTYSCGYCGYALNLSSAARNTAGIGSKYGKNIRKKGVVAFVAVDETRFTQADEVTCAPRLRPWTWRLFRRRSRLLCGKCGGRIGAAYEVDDDEDPAGLSACAGSDDDGDDLRTSPGDDSGGVGASRRRNYLIRIGALQPSTDDPPPADPFSL from the exons ATGGTGAGGTCCAACTCTATCGACAGCTGCTACTCCTCCATCCAGGACGTCACCTACAG CTGCGGCTACTGCGGCTACGCGCTGAACCTGAGCTCGGCGGCGCGGAACACGGCCGGCATCGGCTCCAAGTACGGCAAGAATATAAGGAAGAAGGGCGTCGTCGCCTTCGTCGCCGTCGACGAGACGCGCTTCACGCAGGCCGACGAGGTCACCTGCGCGCCCCGCCTCCGCCCCTGGACCTGGCGCCTCTTCCGGCGGAGGTCGCGCCTGCTCTGCGGCAAGTGCGGCGGCCGCATCGGCGCCGCCTACGAGGTCGACGATGACGAGGACCCCGCCGGCCTGTCCGCGTGCGCCGGCtcggacgacgacggcgacgacctgCGGACGAGCCCGGGCGACGATAGCGGCGGCGTCGGCGCGTCCAGAAGGAGGAACTACCTGATCAGGATCGGCGCGCTGCAGCCCTCGACGGACGATCCTCCTCCCGCTGATCCCTTCTCTCtatga